A single region of the Pseudalkalibacillus berkeleyi genome encodes:
- a CDS encoding enoyl-CoA hydratase-related protein: protein MSSILYEVKNYIAYVTLNRPEVLNCFNFDTLKHLGEVVEEIHHNPEARVVIFTGAGEKAFSAGADLKERKTLTENEVRRNVTKIRDVFTAVDKLPQPTIAVMNGYAFGGGFELALACDFRIAVEDTKMGLTELGWAIIPGAGGTQRLPRLIGQAKAMELIMTAKKVSSEEALRYGIVNEVVSSDKLIETAEQWAERMLSNGPIALKQAKYAIKQGMNVDLETGLNLEAKAYEVTIPTKDRVEALVAFGEKRPPEFKGE, encoded by the coding sequence ATGTCATCCATTTTATATGAAGTGAAAAATTACATCGCATACGTTACATTAAACCGTCCAGAAGTTTTGAATTGCTTTAACTTTGATACGTTGAAGCATTTAGGTGAGGTAGTTGAAGAAATTCATCATAACCCAGAAGCACGTGTTGTAATTTTTACAGGTGCAGGTGAAAAAGCGTTTAGTGCTGGCGCAGACTTGAAAGAACGAAAAACGCTGACTGAAAATGAAGTACGCCGTAATGTGACTAAAATCAGAGACGTATTTACAGCTGTTGATAAATTACCTCAACCTACGATTGCCGTTATGAACGGGTATGCGTTCGGTGGCGGATTTGAGCTTGCACTTGCTTGTGATTTCCGCATTGCAGTTGAAGATACAAAAATGGGATTAACTGAACTTGGTTGGGCGATCATTCCTGGTGCTGGTGGAACGCAACGACTACCACGTCTAATCGGACAAGCAAAAGCGATGGAGCTCATTATGACAGCGAAAAAAGTTTCTTCTGAAGAAGCGCTTCGATACGGAATCGTTAACGAAGTCGTATCTTCTGACAAATTGATTGAAACAGCAGAGCAATGGGCAGAAAGAATGTTAAGTAATGGTCCAATTGCTTTGAAGCAAGCTAAGTATGCGATTAAACAAGGAATGAATGTCGATTTAGAGACAGGATTGAACTTAGAAGCGAAGGCATACGAGGTGACAATCCCAACGAAAGATAGAGTTGAAGCACTTGTTGCGTTTGGTGAAAAGCGTCCACCAGAATTTAAAGGAGAATAA
- a CDS encoding acetyl-CoA C-acyltransferase, translated as MREVVIVDAVRTPIGRYKGALKNIRPDDLGSIVIKALLDRNPDLPKEQIEEVIFGNANGAGEENRNVARMSALLADLPVEVGGTTINRLCGSGLDAVSYAARAVMADEGDIFIAGGTESMTRAPFVMAKPDKEFPRGNMEMFDTTIGWRFVNPALKEKFGTDSMPETAENVAKDYGISREDQDQFAYDSQMKAKRAMEEGRLKDEIVPVTYKDRKGNEIVVDTDEHPRPTSSLEKLSSLKPLFKDGTITAGNASGINDGASALLIMSKEKADELGLKPMAKYVTSATAGLEPRVMGLGPIHASRKALKRAGLSSSDLGLVELNEAFASQSLECIRQLELDPSRVNMNGGAIAYGHPLGASGARILTTLLHEMRKQKTQYGLATMCIGVGQGIAAIVEGYND; from the coding sequence ATGCGTGAAGTCGTTATCGTTGATGCTGTCAGAACACCGATCGGACGTTATAAAGGTGCACTAAAAAACATCCGACCAGATGATCTTGGAAGTATCGTCATCAAAGCATTATTAGACCGAAATCCTGATCTTCCGAAAGAGCAAATTGAAGAAGTTATTTTTGGTAATGCAAACGGAGCTGGAGAAGAAAACCGAAACGTCGCACGAATGTCAGCTCTACTCGCTGACCTTCCTGTAGAAGTTGGTGGTACGACAATTAACCGTCTATGCGGATCAGGTTTAGATGCAGTATCATACGCAGCTCGTGCTGTCATGGCTGATGAAGGGGATATTTTTATCGCAGGTGGAACGGAAAGCATGACCCGCGCACCATTCGTGATGGCGAAACCTGATAAAGAATTTCCGCGAGGCAATATGGAGATGTTTGATACGACGATCGGTTGGCGCTTTGTGAACCCAGCTTTAAAAGAGAAATTCGGAACAGACAGTATGCCTGAGACGGCTGAAAATGTTGCAAAAGATTACGGGATTTCACGTGAGGATCAAGATCAGTTTGCCTACGATAGTCAGATGAAAGCAAAACGCGCTATGGAAGAAGGGCGTCTAAAGGACGAAATCGTACCCGTCACATACAAGGACCGGAAAGGTAATGAGATCGTTGTAGATACAGACGAGCATCCCCGTCCGACGAGCTCTTTAGAGAAGCTTTCTTCATTAAAGCCGCTCTTTAAAGATGGTACGATAACTGCAGGTAATGCATCTGGAATTAATGACGGTGCTTCGGCACTCCTGATTATGAGCAAAGAAAAAGCGGATGAATTAGGGTTAAAACCGATGGCAAAATACGTAACTTCAGCTACTGCTGGTTTAGAGCCAAGAGTTATGGGACTTGGTCCAATCCATGCATCCCGAAAAGCATTAAAACGTGCAGGTCTTTCTTCAAGTGATCTGGGACTCGTTGAACTAAACGAAGCTTTTGCTTCTCAATCCCTCGAGTGCATCCGTCAGCTTGAACTTGATCCATCTCGTGTCAACATGAATGGTGGAGCGATTGCTTATGGTCATCCACTTGGCGCAAGTGGCGCACGGATTTTAACGACACTATTACATGAAATGCGCAAGCAAAAAACACAATACGGACTTGCAACGATGTGTATCGGAGTCGGACAAGGAATTGCTGCAATCGTCGAAGGCTACAACGATTAA